In Conger conger chromosome 12, fConCon1.1, whole genome shotgun sequence, one DNA window encodes the following:
- the LOC133141624 gene encoding up-regulator of cell proliferation-like, which produces MTGTSLEELLRDLGLEDHLQNKLTLSQVLQIDGETLSDESMQSLKSLPWCFLRKLMMVNESFRRMSCSSEQDTEPQNLDSSLDTMDNPQDHSNRVNPLDLITAVFLCSDGFLQQEMALKMSMCQFSVPLLLPTCDTQQCTLMLWAMRDIVKKYKPHSLDDQRGFVEESIVLSDLPMVSFVRLGNCSMSKSHILNQVLSNPQQYQGTFVHKNMECGDTPRRISNGLVEISWYLPSGNKKIDIFSEPLAVANLRGDLRDFETQYTFLCHTSTAIFVFCDDFKFEQRFLESKQFKTHWILITNSQSQSFNEDDFRRCVSEIKPSNIIKKHQRMNDAEFNKKLCSAICGILNKNIQMSIERMSTLAYELGIHVDEEYIHCKSGKQKADEITGGISDISSFKEKELPLQGTAWKQLAKLEKEQCRMKNAGEKNIEVYKNELEDQRQKLREQQRAHSISDSMSRFISAMCNSTEECKYFLKWMRINLDNLSRTHLPPLRAKYKEQCQSSSENKELIAKLDREISSCSLGTEHFLREMGQLYESACSLPKALAPEIKRLPRLCARLLQEGFPLELVDGDSSNIPLEWVTQVLKELHDLTQDKCKIQVITVLGVQSTGKSTLLNTMFGVQFAVSSGRCTRGAFMLLIRVKEDFKRQLGCDYIMVIDTEGLKAPQLAQLDDSHEHDNELATLVVGLSDITVINIAMENSTEMNDILQIVVHAFLRMKEVGRKPCCQFVHQNVPDISAHDSNMRDRKLLLEQLNEMTQAAAKMEKKGNDYTFTDIMEYDPERNTWHIPGLWNGNPPMAPVNVGYSESVDHFKRSVIEMFMEQKSGDSSAHTIIEFLEWTKSLWQAVKHENFIFSFRNSLVAEAYAQLCTEFNQWDWAFRKNMYSWLMEAETKVSNFGTEAEFKNLDELLIHLTNEAFAELNKGETLILVNITEFYKRQEGHVHLVEKYKEDFNITAKTIRRETENSVKNKLEAAVEIRKDMFMLENMKKKHTAKMEKKVLELIEKCRTSIDLSDQQLEDEFEKMWKETVAELRFPGMEERDIVQDIYNQLWVNLEMKGSSVCEKLSKVGNLSEYGREPIKVKNKHLGSKQWFRNVPSGKELKEFQQLVDHIIEQSKQFVDEKVRTRSDYHKTYTIELLCKVDKILDRHMNLGTTAEFQAKLKIHICGHAAREFQKMHLAFTHANDPRHCLEQFKQQYYTDFKDLFNKRDQYQKKAKDFTVNCLQPAVKECITKSLGPDLVDEMLAGQKAIAFSTQTFFQFSILEQLLKGNNFWDYVRYINNYETFVHDWILKLMVKQFLEGDSLRNIEMNRLKEMVGIIKKAIQTSQMKTAEQAAGRGEEAQNIQQLIQDICSDLGKKLVIPKDPLRAVLALNSAKPEEFSQCLELLVDEMEQAFTEEFQKGGDVRARLTSLPFQPQKELFNRVFGCGEQCPFCKTPCEAGGKSHTEHFASIHRPEGIGRYRYENSWKLSCHICSTSVASGKQFMSAATDGKWHPYKDYRSIYPDWLIQPDTSFQASVYWKYIFSKFNKQFAEEYKAMPAHIPQQWRYITQEQAMENLKKSFLMKTGRD; this is translated from the coding sequence ATGACAGGAACCagtctggaggagctgctgagAGACCTGGGACTGGAAGACCACCTGCAGAACAAGCTGACTCTGAGCCAGGTGCTGCAGATTGATGGAGAGACTTTATCTGATGAAAGCATGCAGTCTCTAAAATCCCTGCCATGGTGTTTCCTGAGGAAGCTGATGATGGTGAATGAGTCCTTTCGTAGAATGAGCTGCTCCTCAGAACAGGACACAGAGCCCCAAAACCTGGATAGCTCACTGGACACCATGGACAATCCACAGGACCACAGCAACAGAGTCAACCCCCTGGACCTCATAACTGCTGTATTTCTGTGCTCAGATGGCTTTCTCCAGCAGGAGATGGCTTTGAAAATGTCCATGTGCCAGTTCTCTGTGCCTCTGCTGCTTCCTACATGTGATACCCAGCAGTGCACTTTAATGCTGTGGGCCATGAGGGATATTGTGAAAAAGTACAAGCCACACTCTTTGGATGACCAAAGAGGGTTTGTGGAGGAGAGCATTGTTCTCTCTGACCTCCCCATGGTCTCTTTTGTGAGGCTGGGAAACTGCAGCATGTCCAAGTCTCACATTCTGAACCAGGTCCTCAGCAACCCTCAGCAGTACCAGGGCACCTTTGTTCACAAAAACATGGAGTGTGGTGACACCCCAAGGAGGATTTCCAATGGGCTGGTGGAAATCAGCTGGTATCTGCCCAGTGGGAACAAAAAAATTGACATCTTCTCTGAGCCTCTGGCTGTAGCTAACCTCCGTGGGGACCTCAGAGACTTTGAAACTCAGTACACTTTCCTCTGCCACACATCTACtgctatatttgtgttttgcGATGACTTTAAGTTTGAACAAAGATTTCTGGAATCTAAGCAATTTAAGACTCATTGGATTTTGATCACCAATTCACAGAGCCAGAGCTTCAATGAGGATGACTTCAGGAGATGTGTTTCTGAGATAAAACCCAGCAACATCATCAAAAAGCATCAGCGGATGAATGATGCAGAATTCAACAAAAAACTGTGTTCGGCTATCTGTGgaattttaaacaaaaacattcaaatgagcATTGAAAGGATGTCTACTCTTGCATATGAGCTTGGGATCCATGTTGATGAAGAATACATCCACTGTAAGAGCGGCAAGCAGAAGGCTGATGAAATCACAGGAGGAATATCTGACATATCGAGCTTCAAGGAGAAAGAGCTGCCCTTGCAAGGGACTGCATGGAAACAGCTGGCCAAACTGGAGAAGGAACAGTGCAGGATGAAAAATGCTGGTGAGAAAAACATAGAAGTTTACAAGAATGAGCTTGAAGATCAGAGGCAGAAGCTCAGAGAACAGCAGAGGGCTCACAGCATCTCCGATTCTATGTCCCGTTTCATCTCCGCGATGTGCAATTCCACAGAGGAGTGCAAGTATTTCCTCAAGTGGATGAGGATCAATCTGGATAATCTGTCACGCACACACCTTCCACCTCTTCGGGCAAAGTACAAGGAACAGTGTCAGAGTTCCTCAGAAAACAAGGAGCTCATTGCTAAGTTGGACAGGGAGATCTCCAGCTGCTCCTTGGGGACGGAGCACTTCCTGAGGGAAATGGGTCAGCTGTACGAGTCGGCCTGCTCACTCCCCAAAGCCCTCGCCCCAGAGATTAAGCGTCTGCCACGTCTCTGTGCAAGGCTGCTACAGGAGGGCTTTCCTCTGGAGCTGGTGGATGGAGACTCAAGCAATATTCCTCTGGAGTGGGTGACACAGGTTCTGAAAGAACTCCATGATCTCACTCAGGATAAATGTAAGATCCAGGTGATCACTGTACTGGGGGTACAGAGCACTGGGAAGTCCACCCTCCTGAACACCATGTTTGGGGTCCAGTTTGCTGTCAGCAGTGGCAGGTGCACCAGAGGAGCCTTCATGCTCCTCATCAGAGTGAAAGAGGATTTTAAGAGGCAGCTTGGGTGTGATTACATCATGGTTATTGACACTGAAGGTTTGAAGGCACCACAGTTGGCACAGCTGGATGACAGTCATGAGCATGATAATGAACTGGCCACTCTGGTGGTGGggctgagtgacatcacagtcatcaACATCGCCATGGAGAATTCCACGGAAATGAATGATATCCTCCAGATTGTGGTGCACGCCTTCCTGCGCATGAAAGAAGTTGGGAGAAAACCCTGCTGTCAGTTTGTGCACCAGAATGTGCCAGACATCTCTGCCCATGACAGTAACATGAGAGACAGGAAACTTCTGCTGGAGCAGCTGAATGAGATGACCCAAGCAGCAGCTAAGATGGAAAAGAAGGGAAACGACTACACATTTACTGATATCATGGAGTATGATCCAGAGAGAAACACCTGGCACATCCCTGGGCTCTGGAATGGCAACCCTCCCATGGCCCCTGTCAATGTTGGCTACAGTGAGTCTGTGGATCATTTCAAGAGGAGTGTGATTGAGATGTTTATGGAACAAAAATCTGGAGACAGCTCAGCACACACAATCATTGAGTTCCTTGAATGGACCAAGAGCTTATGGCAAGCAGTGAAGCATGAGAACTTTATCTTCAGTTTCCGCAACAGCCTTGTAGCTGAAGCTTATGCTCAGCTTTGCACTGAGTTCAACCAATGGGATTGGGCCTTCAGGAAAAACATGTACTCCTGGCTAATGGAAGCTGAGACAAAGGTGTCAAACTTTGGCACAGAAGCAGAATTTAAGAATTTGGATGAGTTACTGATCCACCTGACAAATGAGGCCTTTGCGGAACTGAATAAAGGGGAAACACTCATTTTGGTCAACATCACTGAATTCTACAAGAGGCAAGAGGGACATGTTCACTTGGTAGAGAAGTACAAGGAGGACTTCAACATCACAGCCAAAACCatcaggagggagacagagaactCTGTGAAAAACAAGCTTGAAGCAGCGGTGGAGATCAGAAAGGATATGTTCATGTTAGAgaacatgaagaaaaaacacacagccaaaatggagaaaaaggtgCTGGAGCTGATTGAGAAATGCAGAACAAGTATAGATCTGTCTGATCAACAGCTGGAGGATGAATTTGAGAAGATGTGGAAGGAGACTGTAGCAGAGCTGCGGTTCCCTGGCATGGAAGAACGAGACATTGTGCAAGACATCTACAACCAGCTGTGGGTTAACTTAGAGATGAAAGGCAGCTCAGTTTGTgaaaaactgtcaaaagtgGGCAACTTGTCTGAATATGGAAGAGAGCCAatcaaagtgaaaaataaacatttgggATCAAAACAATGGTTCAGGAATGTACCCTCAGGAAAGGAGCTGAAGGAGTTCCAGCAGCTAGTTGATCACATCATTGAGCAGAGCAAGCAGTTTGTCGATGAGAAAGTGAGAACAAGATCtgattaccataaaacatacacaatagAGTTGCTTTGCAAGGTAGACAAAATCCTGGACAGGCACATGAATCTGGGAACAACTGCTGAATTTCAGGCCAAGCTGAAGATCCACATTTGTGGACATGCAGCACGGGAGTTTCAAAAAATGCATCTGGCTTTCACCCATGCAAATGATCCTCGTCACTGTCTGGAACAGTTCAAGCAACAGTACTACACAGATTTTAAGGACCTGTTCAACAAAAGAGACCAGTATCAGAAGAAAGCCAAAGATTTCACTGTTAACTGTCTTCAACCTGCGGTGAAGGAATGCATCACCAAATCTCTGGGCCCTGACCTTGTGGATGAAATGTTGGCAGGGCAGAAAGCCATTGCTTTCAGCACTCAAACCTTCTTCCAGTTCTCAATCCTTGAGCAGCTGCTTAAGGGTAATAACTTTTGGGACTATGTGAGATACATAAATAATTACGAGACCTTTGTACATGACTGGATATTGAAGCTGATGGTGAAGCAGTTCTTGGAGGGAGATAGCCTCAGGAACATTGAGATGAATCGCCTGAAGGAGATGGTTGGCATAATAAAAAAAGCCATTCAGACCTCACAGATGAAGACAGCTGAACAGGCAGCAGGAAGGGGTGAGGAGGCCCAGAACATTCAGCAGTTGATTCAGGATATCTGTAGTGACTTAGGGAAGAAGCTTGTCATCCCCAAAGACCCCCTCAGAGCAGTCCTGGCCTTAAACTCTGCCAAACCAGAAGAATTTTCCCAGTGTCTGGAGCTGCTTGTGGATGAAATGGAACAGGCCTTTACAGAAGAGTTTCAGAAAGGTGGAGATGTGAGGGCCAGGCTGACCTCACTGCCCTTTCAGCCACAGAAGGAGCTGTTTAACAGGGTGTTTGGCTGTGGGGAGCAGTGTCCCTTCTGCAAGACCCCCTGTGAAGCTGGTGGCAAGAGCCACACAGAGCACTTTGCTTCCATTCACCGTCCTGAGGGGATCGGGAGATACAGATATGAAAATTCCTGGAAATTATCATGTCACATCTGCTCCACCAGTGTTGCCAGTGGGAAACAATTCATGTCAGCTGCAACAGACGGAAAATGGCATCCATACAAGGACTATCGGAGCATTTACCCTGACTGGCTCATCCAGCCTGACACCAGCTTCCAGGCCTCAGTCTACTGGAAGTACATCTTCAGCAAGTTTAACAAGCAGTTTGCAGAGGAATATAAAGCAATGCCTGCTCATATTCCCCAGCAATGGAGATATATAACCCAGGAACAAGCCATGGAAAACCTGAAGAAATCCTTCTTGATGAAAACAGGAAGAGATTAA